A genome region from Lytechinus pictus isolate F3 Inbred chromosome 16, Lp3.0, whole genome shotgun sequence includes the following:
- the LOC129278904 gene encoding mucin-2-like — MVSFDFVHTVQLVVLLICDFMFGIVSGACQPGMHEIAGSCYIFYQFGKTAEEVETTCPGRPGRYMASIGSPVELVEVYNHFGASHPTTFQDVWVVDPSVGLPSDGNGCSMIVTGPTLQSEVCSTPHGFICEADLEGLTTELITTAVATTTETLASDPTSTESLTTGNPSTTATTAEDITTELITTAETSTTIASTTDLPSTESSTTTWPSSTTSDVSTDNLSTTELTTSPITTDVATEDITTELITTAETSTTIASTTDLPSTESLTTTRPSSTTSDVTTDNLSTTELTTSPITTAVATEDITTELVTTAETSTTIASTTDLPSTESLKTTWSSSTTSDVTTDKLSTTELTTSPITTADATEDITNELITTAETSTTIASTTDLPSTESSTTWYSSTTSDVSTDNPSTTGQTTSPTTTKAITTTDSTTELITTAVVTTTEKLTTIAQTTDPISTEPLTTGSSSTKSDMTSAVSPSTTDLTTSTITTSITIEGHTSTIQEGPTTVMSSTTSPTTTANYPTTAHDNSLTSSAISTTTTSTMMPSTSAAIAKGREHSFTLASIGQSLQEHGWIRTFDTVRTPLRCAVKCGAFSGCHVFTHSAANQSCHLGAAGEMRFLYDDSGSNTYRLKS, encoded by the exons ATGGTGTCTTTCGACTTTGTTCACACCGTTCAGTTGGTGGTACTTCTGATATGTGATTTCATGTTTGGAATCGTAAGTGGAG cTTGTCAGCCTGGGATGCATGAAATTGCTGGATCTTGCTACATATTCTACCAATTTGGAAAAACGGCCGAAGAAGTCGAGACCACCTGCCCTGGTCGCCCCGGTCGTTACATGGCTTCGATAGGATCTCCGGTGGAACTGGTAGAAGTCTACAATCACTTCGGAGCTTCGCATCCTACTACTTTTCAGGATGTTTGGGTCGTAGATCCTTCTGTTGGTTTACCTTCG GACGGGAATGGCTGTTCGATGATTGTGACTGGTCCAACTCTACAATCTGAGGTGTGTAGTACGCCCCATGGCTTCATATGCGAGGCTGATCTAG AGGGACTAACAACTGAGCTGATAACCACAGCTGTGGCGACAACTACGGAAACATTAGCATCCGATCCTACAAGCACCGAATCATTGACAACTGGCAATCCTTCAACCACAGCTACCACTGCTGAAG ATATTACAACTGAACTGATAACAACTGCAGAAACATCAACAACAATCGCTTCAACAACGGACCTACCAAGCACCGAATCATCGACTACCACATGGCCCAGCTCAACAACATCTGATGTGTCAACTGACAATCTTTCAACCACCGAGCTTACAACGTCACCCATTACAACAGATGTTGCAACTGAAG ATATTACAACTGAACTGATAACAACTGCAGAAACATCAACAACAATCGCTTCAACAACGGACCTACCAAGCACCGAATCATTGACTACCACACGGCCCAGCTCAACAACATCTGATGTGACAACTGACAATCTTTCAACCACCGAGCTTACAACGTCACCCATTAcaacagctgttgcaactgaaG ATATTACAACTGAACTGGTAACAACTGCAGAAACATCAACAACAATCGCTTCAACAACGGACCTACCAAGCACCGAATCATTGAAAACCACATGGTCCAGCTCAACAACATCTGATGTGACAACTGACAAACTTTCAACCACCGAGCTTACAACGTCACCCATTACAACAGCTGATGCAACTGAAG ATATTACAAATGAACTGATAACTACTGCAGAAACATCAACAACAATCGCTTCAACAACGGACCTACCAAGCACCGAATCATCGACTACATGGTACAGCTCAACAACATCTGATGTGTCAACTGACAATCCTTCAACCACCGGACAAACAACTTCACCAACCACTACAAAAGCTATTACAACTACAG ATAGTACAACTGAACTGATAACCACAGCGGTGGTAACAACCACGGAAAAATTAACAACGATCGCTCAAACAACGGACCCTATAAGCACCGAACCATTGACTACAGGGTCCAGCTCAACAAAATCTGATATGACATCTGCTGTCAGTCCTTCAACCACCGACCTAACAACTTCAACCATTACAACATCTATTACAATTGAAGGTCATACAAGTACTATTCAAGAAGGGCCAACCACTGTAATGTCATCGACGACATCACCCACAACAACCGCGAATTACCCTACAACCGCCCACGATAATTCCCTTACGTCGTCTGCCATATCAACCACTACAACATCAACCATGATGCCATCAACGTCTGCCGCAATAGCCAAGGGCAGAGAGCATTCGTTTACATTAGCCAGCATCGGGCAATCCCTGCAGGAACATGGCTGGATAAGAACGTTCGACACCGTCCGAACTCCATTGCGCTGCGCAGTGAAGTGCGGCGCATTTTCTGGTTGTCACGTGTTCACGCACTCGGCAGCCAATCAGAGTTGCCATCTAGGAGCTGCAGGGGAGATGCGCTTTCTATACGATGATTCGGGTAGTAACACGTATAgactaaaatcatga